TAACACGATCTTGCTGCCTCTTCAGCTCTCCCCGACCGCGTCCACGCGGTCTGCTGGCGCGTACGCCTCGCCCGCCCCTCCCCGAGGACCTGCGGCGCCCCTGGACACCACGCTCGCGAACGCGGCCGAGCAAGACGACCTCTGCCACGAGACCGGGGTGCGTCTCGAACTGGCCATGGTGCACACCTCGGGCGGCGACGACGTCCGCCATCCGTCTCCGCCAGGTTCAGGAGGGCGAGCCGGACAGGACTTCCACCTTGCCCGTGTCGAGCAGGTAGTAGGCACCTACCACGGCGAGGGCGCCCTCCTGCACGAGTGGGGCGAGGTCCTCGTTGGAGCGCAGAGTCTCCGCTGTCAGTGTGGCCTGGGCGCGGGCCATGGTCTCCACTGGGTCGGGGCCGCCCTCCCGGACCGCCTGCTCGTATGCGGGCCGCAGAGCATCGACGATCGCCTCCAGGTTGCCGGGCAGTGGTTCGCCGTCGCGGATGGACTTGTACGCCGCCTCGACAGCCCCACAACGTTGGTGACCGAGGACCATGACGAGTGGGGTGCCACTCGTCATGGGTCCGTACTCGACGGAACCGGTGACCACGGGACCGATCGCCTCCCCGCCCGTACGCATCACGTAGAGGTCGCCCAGGCCGGTGTCGAAGATGAGTTCAGGCGGCACCCGGGAGTCGATGCAGGAGAGAATCGCCCCGAAGGGCTCCTGCTTCTGGGCCACGAACTGACGCCGGCTCGGATCCCGGTCGGGGTGCTGAAGCCCTCCTTCCACCCAGCGCTCGTTGCCTTCCATCAACATCGCCAATGCCGCGGCGGGCGTGGTCGGCGTCGGCCGCGGCACGGTCGAGGCGCTGGGCGCCGGTGTGACGGTACGCATCGGTGCGCATCCCCCAAGCGCAATGGTCGTACCCGCAAGCGCGGCCCCGAGCACGGCTCTGCGAGCCGGACGTCCTGCCATATGACTTCCACCGTTCCCTTCGATGCCGCTCAGAACCGTCCACACGGCCTGACGGCAGAGCTAGTGCCGTGTCGGGCAAGGTTTGCCCGTCAAGGAGCGGCGTCCGGTGCACGGGGCCTCCCCCGGCCCTCGGGGCCGAGGGGGTGGGGCCTCCCCCGCGGCCCTCCGGCCGAGGGGGAGGGGTCTCCCCAGGCCCTCCGGGCCGAGGGGAAGATCGCAAGGCGCCGGATCGACCTCGTGGTGGGCCTACTCGGTTGATTCGGCAACGCCGCGAGTCGCCGTGCCGGGTGCCGCGACGGGGCGAACGTCGCCTGATGCGGCACTAGTGTCCGGCAGAGGACGACGGTCCGACGCGAGGCGCGAGAGGGCGCGGGCTGCTTTGCCGCCAACGGCTCAAAGAGCCCGCGCGCGGAACTCGAGCATCCGGGCTCCGTCGACATCCGCGGACAGCTGTCTGCCACCGCACGCCGACGTGCTCTCATCCTGTCTGCCGAGGCCCTCGTCGGCACGGGCCCGGCTTCGTCGAAGTCCTCGATCACCAACCGACACCACGGAGTGGACCGCCTCCCCGGCACGCGGGCGCGTCCGGCGTGATCACGCCTACCCGAACAGCGTTTCCAGGAAGGGTGCTCGGGGTCGTCCCCACTCCCCCGGGCCGCCCTCGCGGACGGCCGGGGTGCGCGGTCATGGCGCCCCCTCCTCACTCCCTGGACTGCTGCCTCCGGGGCGATCCGTTCCGGTATCAGGCTGTTCGGTTCAACGGGGAGTTCCACGGGGCAGCTCACCCCGGATGGCATG
The genomic region above belongs to Streptomyces marianii and contains:
- a CDS encoding carbonic anhydrase, whose amino-acid sequence is MRTVTPAPSASTVPRPTPTTPAAALAMLMEGNERWVEGGLQHPDRDPSRRQFVAQKQEPFGAILSCIDSRVPPELIFDTGLGDLYVMRTGGEAIGPVVTGSVEYGPMTSGTPLVMVLGHQRCGAVEAAYKSIRDGEPLPGNLEAIVDALRPAYEQAVREGGPDPVETMARAQATLTAETLRSNEDLAPLVQEGALAVVGAYYLLDTGKVEVLSGSPS